Below is a window of Drosophila virilis strain 15010-1051.87 unplaced genomic scaffold, Dvir_AGI_RSII-ME tig00000021, whole genome shotgun sequence DNA.
CGTGCAGGCGGCCATGAATGCGTTTGCGGCGAGCAGCGGAGCCGCTGCCAGCGCCACGGTCACCTCCGCGGCACATctgtcacagcagcagcagcaacagcaggtgGCCAGCACAACGATGGCCGGCAGCGGGAACAAAGGCAGCGCCAAGGACTACATGAGCAATGCGGCCATGATGAGCAGGTGAGCGGAAGCTCAGAATTTCGAGCAGAAGCAAGTGAATTACtaatcaattttgcatctacTTTGCAGCGGCAGCGAACATCCGTCGCTGTTGGGTGTGAGACTGCCGCCGGATACGGAGATTATCAAGTACACGTCCTCCATCGTGGGCCCCAAGATACCCGGTAGTACTTCACGCGGTCGCAAGAAGACCATATCCGAAacagaacaacagcaacaacagtccacacagaaacaacaacaacaacaacaacaacaccaagcagaacaacagcaacaacaacaacaacaacaccttacacaacaacaacagcaacagcagcaaaaggatTTAGAAAgcacaacaaatgcaattacCTCTCTGCTTGCATTTCCAGGGCTCAGTCCGTCGAAGCGCGCCAGACTCGAAATGGAGTACGCCGCaatggcggcagcagcacagcagcagcagcatctgcacGGCATGCTGGGCGCCGCCGGTATGCCCATGGGTCTGGGCATGAGTCCCATGGATCAGCTAAGTGGCGTCTCTAAGGCGGCTGTTTCCgcatcgtcgtcatcgtcgacGGTGACCAGCACGGCTGGCTCCACAGCCGGTCACAGTCAGAGCCACAGTCACAGCCAGAATGCGTCCAACGATCGGGTGGAGGTCATCAAGTTGCCGCCGACCATTACCTCGAACGGCGCATACAATCTGTCCAACAAGGGTTGCGGCAAGGAGCTGCACGACCTGACCACCGACCCTTCACTGGCCTCTGGTGTTAATCTCAGCTTGAAGTCGAGTGCTTTGCCCGCCACCGGCGCCATTGGCTCCGCCTCCAATCCCATTACCATAGACGACTTTGATGCACCACTGAATCTGTCCATGAAACCCTCGGACAAAAATAGTTCAAACAGCATGAacgccacagcagcagcaggagcatcGTCTGCTGCCTCTTCAGCGGCTTCCTCGGCGCTGGGCAATCTGGCCAGCGACTATCAGGCGCagggcagcggcggcagcggttcGAATAGCTTGCAGAGCTTGAGCTCCATAACCGCTGCCTTGGGCGGCACCGGTGGCATGCCTGGCGGATCCATTtccggcagcggcagtggaGCAGGCGGTGCTTCGCCTTCGCCGGCACAGGGCAGCATGCCAGCTGCGTCGGGCACGTCtagctctggctctggctctgggtCTGGCTCCTCCACATATAAGGAGGGACGACCGCGCAACTTGGGCCGTGGCGTGTCCAAGCCCAAGAAGAACACGGTGGCCTCGCTGCTGGCGCAGTCACGCGCCGTGGGACTGAAGCCAATGCTGGCCACGCAGCAGTTGCTCCAACAGGGCGCGGACATTGTAAGGCTATAGACTGCTCTTGGTTAGCTTTGGCtaattgcttttatttcgtGCAGGAAAAGATACGCTTGGCGCTGAGCGAGGCTAACGCACACATGGAAACGTCAACGGACTCGGAGAGCGTCGCCGCCGAGAGCGGACTTTCGGAGTCGGAGAGCGAGGATGCCAACATACTGAATGTGGCAGAGCTGCGTGTGCCCCTAGAGCTCGGCTGGAAGCGAGATACAGTCATACGCGGCTTAACCAAGCAGGGTCAGATACGCGGCGAGGTCACCTACTACGCACCGGGCAGCACCCTGCCCCTGAAGACCATTGGCCAAGTGTTTGCTGTGAGTTTGTAGGGcgcatttgtaatttgtaatacGCGACACACTAGCTGAAGGAGCACATTTTATTACATGCGAAAATGTCGAGAGTAAAACATGTaccctttttgtttttgtcccTGTTTAGCTCTTGGAGCAGCAGCCATCGAGTCTGACGCGCGAGAACTTTAGTTTCTCGGCGCGTGCCATTGTGGGCTCGTTCCTGCAGCCCGCGCCACCGCCCTATGCCAACGATGGCGAGTACATACGAATGACGGACGAGGATGTGGCGAAGCGGCTGGAGGATCTGAAAGTATTTACGCGACAGACGCTCAACGTGGAGCAGCGCATTGAGAtcgccaagcagcagcaggcgatGCGCGATGCCAAGAAACAGCAGAAGGAGGAGCTGGCCCGCAACAAGGAGAAGGCGCGCCAGGAGAAGAATGCcaagctggagcagcagcgcaAGGAGAAGGAACTGAAGAACCAGCAGGCCATCGAGGTAAGCACAGCACACCAAATTCCCGCACCTTCAATTACTTACGTCTAAATCCCATTTTGCAGGAGCGCAAAAAGCGTCAGGAAGAACTGGATCGCCTCAAGCAGGAGGAGTTGCTCAAGAAGCAGCAGGTCAGTTTCCAATTTATTCAAGAGCTTGTCTCTGTTTGAACTCCTTTTCAAATTGGCATTTTCTTTGCAATATTTAGGAGAAAGAGAAGCGACGTCAGGAAGCTATTCTAGCTAAAGAACAGGTACAGCATCAATTTCGCCTTCACGTTTGCCACTCTCTGCTGCGTCTCTTGTGCTCCTCCTTCTTCTGCAcatgctttttgttttgttttaaacattttataatgTTTCTGATTTTACCTAAACTTTCTAGTTAAGATTCGGCAGTTTGTTCTTTagttcaaattttaatttcactttcaACAATCCAAAGTGTAAAATATGTGTTAAATTTGCTTGCTTGTAAAAGTCTGCTCCATCGAAtaactttttaataatttatttatattctttaataGTTGATATATACTTTCTTTAAAGACTTCTTCTTTGACAAGCTTTAGTACTTAAAGATTTCAGTGAGACAATCAAGCTTTGGTTTGCAGGATTATaaaattgtgtttgtatttttattatttacaaatatttgctatCCTGAATAGTTCTGTattaaagttatttataataacttattaatttataattatctgATGCATTAGTTGTCATATTCTCTAAATTTAGCGCTGCGATTAGCTTCCATTCAATCAAATTTTGTCATCCGTTTGTTTTGTCTCTTCTCTTACACAGGAACTGCAGAAGCAAAAGGAGCTACTGCTGGCTGCCGAAATGGTAAGCGATTTGgttgcttttcatttttccagcgttttctttgttttcctTATCTTTCTTTGTTTTCAACTTGTTTTCGTAGGAGCGCGAACGACGCCGCCAGCACATGAACTTGATCAGGATGCTCGAGCTGcggcgcaaattcgaagagcGTGAAAAGAAGAAGCACCAGCTGGTGCTGGATCGCTTGATACTGCGCGAGCGTCGCATGGCTGAGCGTAAGCGGGACGCGGAGATACTGCAGCTAATACGCAAACCCAGCGAGGATTCAGAGCTGCCGCAGGAGCTGAACGTGCCGGAACTGGAGCGCATCGCTGGCAATCGTTTGCCTGGACAGGCGATGGCCGATTTGCTGATGGTGTTCGAGTTCCTGCACAACTTTGGCGAGACGCTCGGCTTTGACATGGAGTCGCTGCCGTCTCTGCAGAACCTGCACGATGCGCTCATCAGCGACAGCAATGCGGACGCCGAGGAGGAGCTGCTTTCGGTGATGACGCACCTGCTGGTCTGTGCCATCGAGGATCCGGGTGTGCCCAATCCTGGCCGGCACACCACGCTGCTGGGCCAGTCGCTGCGCAACGCGGACATTACCAACTCAAACGTGTCCGAGATCCTGCGCATCTACCTGTACGCCACCGCCACCGGCGAGATTCGCCAGATGCACGGCATCACTGTGGACAGGGAGCGCGAGCGACGCGTGCCCGACCACCACCAACTGGACGCGGATACGGCCACGCACTCGGCCAAGAATCATGAGTACTACAAGCTGCTGCACGAGAACGACACATGGAAGCTCTCGCACGCACTCAAGGATCGGCCCTTCGTGGCGCTCAATCCGACACGCAAGGCACAGATGCTGGCGCACCTGTGCAACGACCTGCTGATGAACAAGGCGGTGCTGCGTCAGATCGACGGCAGCCTCGAGACCTGCGCCCAGATGCGCAAGGAGAAGTACATGACCGACATGAAGGTGCGCAAATACAAGGCCTTGCACCAGCGCAAGGCTCGCATCGAGGCCTACGAGAAGGCGCAGGCGGAGCGTGAAGCGGCCATGCAAGCGCTCCTGGCCCAACAGAAGCTCGACGCCGAACGCGAACGCGAACGTCTCGCCAAGCAGGCAGAGGCCGAGGCGGAGGCAGAGGCCAACAAGCAGGCAACGACCGAGTCGCCGGCTGAGGGAACTGCTGCGGCAGAGCCAACTCCAGGTGCTGAGTGCAACAGCGAGGAAAAAACACAGGAGGAGAAAACCAGGCaggaccagcagcagcagcagcagcagcagactcCAGACACGGAGCAACCACAGCCCATGGAACTGGATGGCGATGCTCCAGTGCTGATTTCCAGTAGCGGCGATTCAGTGGCACCGCTTTCCGCCGCGCCCATGTCCGAGGTGAGTCCCTCGAAGCAGCTGGCCAAGCTGGAGGAGTATCAGCAAAACGGCGGAACGGCAGctggagcaacagcagcgccagaTGTCGGGATGACGGCGCTGCTGCAGGCAAAGAAGAGCGGCGCACGCAATTCCATCAATGAGGATGGGCACTCGCAGAGCCACGACGTGAGCATCATTGAGGATGACCTGTCCGATTTAGACTCAGAGATAACCAACGTTGAGGAGGACGAGGACAATCGCCTGAGTGCCGACGAGCTGCAAAAGAAGCTTGACAAGATTGTGCGCGCCTCGCTCAACTGCAAGGAGGCGCTGGAGAAGAGCACCAATCAGCTGCGGGCCGCCTGCTTCGGCCAGGATCGTTTCTGGCGACGCTACTGGAAGCTGCCAAAGGCTGGCGGCATTTTCATCGAGGCTCTGGAGTCGGCCCAGAACGACATTTGCGGCTACCACGAGGCGCTGGAGGCCATGGAcgaacagctgcaacaacagacGCAGCAGGAGACGCCCAGCGACACACAGAATGTGGCAGTTGATGGCGCcgagcagcaagaacagccCACACAGCTGCCGGATGCAAATGtccctgcagcagcagcagcagcagcagcagcagcagcaacaacaacagctgcagtaGAGCAAATGGAGGTCGATGAACCGGCGGAACTGGATAGTGTCAAAGCACAGCTGGCGAATCACCAGCCGGTGAACGCGAACGAGAACGAGAACGAGgaggacgacgacgatgacgatgatgtgACGGAGATCAACAAAGTGGAGCCGGAGATTGTGGACCTTggcgacgatgatgatgaggtGTTGCCCAGCGTTGTGAAGGCCACAGAGCCTGTCGTGGCCAGGCCAGAGATTAAGGTCAAATCGGAGATGGAGCTAATGGGACCGCCGCCCACGGTCATCTCAACGAAAACCGACTTTGAGGCCGAGATCAAGATACCCACCATTCCGGGTCTAATACCAACtctcagcaacaacaacaacaataacaacaacaacaacaacaacaacaacaacaacaacaacaacaataacaacaacggaggcgtcggcagcagcaacggcaactgtGATAAGGCGGAGGCAATGAGTCAGGAGGATCTCAAGAAGGAGGACGACTGCATCATTGTGTCGACAACGCAGATTGGCGAGGACGCCGCGCCCAAATGGTTCTCGATTGTTAAGCGCGAGGTGCCGCTGGTCAGCGAGCTGCCGGCGGAGGAGGGTGGCGTGGTGGCCACAGAGCTGCAGCTCAGCTATGCCAGTTACCAGCACTGCAgtgcacagctgcagctgcagggcCATCCGTGGGATCTGATCAACAACATGCAGTACTACAGCATACCCATGGAGGAGTGCAAGGTGGATCCGACGAAGTTCAGTCAGGAGTGCATATTCACGCTGTCGGGACTGGACGAGAAGCAGATGCAGGCCAAGCTGGATGAGTACGAACAGGCCAAGTTAACGGTGTCAAAAAACGGTCTGGCGTCTCCTCATCGTGGCCAGCCAACCGatgaggagcagcagcagcagcagcagcagctactaaAGCTGTCCAAGTCCAAATCCGAGCCGGAAGCGTTTTTTTCGTTTGCGCGCTGATGCCGCACCAGATACGGGCGGCGGGAGCGTCGAATCTCCGGACTTGAAGCCCAAGATTGAACTGCGTCTGGATGAGGCCCTGTCCCAGGCGTATTACCACAACATAGCGAACATGTCGCTGAGCAGCGTGCAGACCTATATACCGATAGACATTCCGTTGCCGCTGTCGATGACGCCGGACGAGCACCGGCTGCTGGAGCAGGTGAAGCTGGCCGGCTTTCCGGAGAAGGTGCACGGCGTGTATGTGCCGCGCAGGCAGCGCTACGGTTGGTGGCAGCTGGACGACGAGCAAAAGCTGCGCCAGCTGCTGAAAACGTTGAATCCGTCGGGATTGCGCGAGCGCGAGCTGCAGGAGAATCTGACGCGCTTCCTCGGACTCGAACAGCCGCTGGGCGTCAACTATCAGCTGAAGCTGAACGAGGCTCAGGCCGAGCTGGTCGAGTACATGATGCCGGACCGTCCGGGCGACTGGAACCCCAAGGTGGCCAGGCGAGTCGAGTTGGCACTTTTGGAGCAGCTCGAATCGCTGGAAGATAAAATTGCCAGCGCATCGATGCAGCTAAAGAACTGGCAACTGCCCACGCGCAGCGACAATGACATTAATCTGGGCGAGCAGGAGGAGATGTGCGAGGCGGACTTTGTGAGCATCATACCCATGATAAGGGAGCGCATCATCGATCTGGAGGCAAATATCGAGCGACGCTATCTGAAGCCGCCGCTTGGCTCCCAGACCGGCGACGCCCACCTGGCCGTCATCGCCCAGAATCAGCAGACCTCCACACAGACGCAGAACTCCGCCTCGGCGGCGGCGTATCTGCtgcagatgcagcagcagcagcaacagctgatgGCCCAGCAGCAGACCCAACAGCCCGGCAACAATCTGAACGCCTCCGTCTTTAACGAGCGCGCCATGGCCTTGgccgcggctgctgcggcagctgctccCAGCACCAGCGTCGCGTCCACATCCTGTGAGACGATTGTGCCGCCAGCCGGAACCCTGGAGTCCTGCTCTGGCGCCGCATCGCCGGCCAGCaactgcgacagcgacaagGACGAGAAGGTGGAGAATATACCCAAGGGCCTGGTGCAATGGCGAGATGCCGTCGCCCGATCCCATACCACCGCCCAGCTGGCCATGGCCCTCTATGTGCTGGAGTCCTGCGTGGCATGGGACAAGAGCATCATGAAGGCGGTAAGTTTCAGCTCTTtgtcttttgcttttgcttatcTCTTAGCTTGGCACCCCACCACTATCCAGCCATCAGCCCACCAACCCCACGAATCCAACAACCCAACACTAAAAACCATTCAACACTGACATTGCGCCTTGAAGCCCTACTCCTTCATGCCGCAGTCAGACGCCTTTCATTCCCCATTTAGTTTTTGGCATTCATACATCTATATACTCACATTGTAACCCCATAaccaacacacagacacacacacacacacactcacacacatatgcactaATCAATTTTCACCAGTTTTCTTTTAAATCGTACCTTGTTTCCTTCGAATGCCTGTGGTCCGAAGaagaaaagcaaagaaataGTCTGACAGTAGTAGAGACATATGAATATTCATATAATATTCTATGCTCTTCAAGCAGCAGCTCGCATTTTCTAGGTTTTTTTTCGTAACATTTGGAAGGCTTCTTAAATATATCTGATTATAATATACTTTTCTAAATTGggcaaaaaataagaaagttTTCCTCCAATTagttttcaaatcaatttttcaTAATTGTGAATTCCACAATCAGTTT
It encodes the following:
- the LOC116650974 gene encoding LOW QUALITY PROTEIN: bromodomain adjacent to zinc finger domain protein 2B-like (The sequence of the model RefSeq protein was modified relative to this genomic sequence to represent the inferred CDS: inserted 2 bases in 1 codon); protein product: MNKNAGDGSGNDGKNSNNHGKGGSGGGGGAGAGGPHDPTGLLDAASLFAYWGRDPTGAAAAAASNPLFNSQFNAAAAAGLGLLPNAAGAAAANDRYSSMAAAAAAAAGAHHHQNTMAVAASQAASLAGLHPASWWSMAQLAAQDYFSRLQASGLSPFPHPDLAAAFGPAAMAMGGGGTGSGAGAAGGAGMVGVGGGGGAAGGGSGSSSKSNKSRKEKRAAQQQQQQQQQQQQQQNLANSLNAAAAAAAAAAANNPAAALASMHGFGLPGTSMPPSGSSASISTSSAGHGGYKSTASAYGKPSTMTSSGSSNSIASNPGSAYDPVTLHKELLAMQAVAAAASGSGVGGMSGLGSGGGSNSSSGKKSSGAGGGSSLHAHGLSNLAMSLGAGGSGGGGSGGGIMSSSKASTNVSSSSSGGASLSGMHPSMSMSPHANISGSGMGSSGKDRDRDKNNPSLNALNSLSQFGALGMTPQQSVQAAMNAFAASSGAAASATVTSAAHLSQQQQQQQVASTTMAGSGNKGSAKDYMSNAAMMSSGSEHPSLLGVRLPPDTEIIKYTSSIVGPKIPGSTSRGRKKTISETEQQQQQSTQKQQQQQQQHQAEQQQQQQQQHLTQQQQQQQQKDLESTTNAITSLLAFPGLSPSKRARLEMEYAAMAAAAQQQQHLHGMLGAAGMPMGLGMSPMDQLSGVSKAAVSASSSSSTVTSTAGSTAGHSQSHSHSQNASNDRVEVIKLPPTITSNGAYNLSNKGCGKELHDLTTDPSLASGVNLSLKSSALPATGAIGSASNPITIDDFDAPLNLSMKPSDKNSSNSMNATAAAGASSAASSAASSALGNLASDYQAQGSGGSGSNSLQSLSSITAALGGTGGMPGGSISGSGSGAGGASPSPAQGSMPAASGTSSSGSGSGSGSSTYKEGRPRNLGRGVSKPKKNTVASLLAQSRAVGLKPMLATQQLLQQGADIEKIRLALSEANAHMETSTDSESVAAESGLSESESEDANILNVAELRVPLELGWKRDTVIRGLTKQGQIRGEVTYYAPGSTLPLKTIGQVFALLEQQPSSLTRENFSFSARAIVGSFLQPAPPPYANDGEYIRMTDEDVAKRLEDLKVFTRQTLNVEQRIEIAKQQQAMRDAKKQQKEELARNKEKARQEKNAKLEQQRKEKELKNQQAIEERKKRQEELDRLKQEELLKKQQEKEKRRQEAILAKEQELQKQKELLLAAEMERERRRQHMNLIRMLELRRKFEEREKKKHQLVLDRLILRERRMAERKRDAEILQLIRKPSEDSELPQELNVPELERIAGNRLPGQAMADLLMVFEFLHNFGETLGFDMESLPSLQNLHDALISDSNADAEEELLSVMTHLLVCAIEDPGVPNPGRHTTLLGQSLRNADITNSNVSEILRIYLYATATGEIRQMHGITVDRERERRVPDHHQLDADTATHSAKNHEYYKLLHENDTWKLSHALKDRPFVALNPTRKAQMLAHLCNDLLMNKAVLRQIDGSLETCAQMRKEKYMTDMKVRKYKALHQRKARIEAYEKAQAEREAAMQALLAQQKLDAERERERLAKQAEAEAEAEANKQATTESPAEGTAAAEPTPGAECNSEEKTQEEKTRQDQQQQQQQQTPDTEQPQPMELDGDAPVLISSSGDSVAPLSAAPMSEVSPSKQLAKLEEYQQNGGTAAGATAAPDVGMTALLQAKKSGARNSINEDGHSQSHDVSIIEDDLSDLDSEITNVEEDEDNRLSADELQKKLDKIVRASLNCKEALEKSTNQLRAACFGQDRFWRRYWKLPKAGGIFIEALESAQNDICGYHEALEAMDEQLQQQTQQETPSDTQNVAVDGAEQQEQPTQLPDANVPAAAAAAAAAAATTTAAVEQMEVDEPAELDSVKAQLANHQPVNANENENEEDDDDDDDVTEINKVEPEIVDLGDDDDEVLPSVVKATEPVVARPEIKVKSEMELMGPPPTVISTKTDFEAEIKIPTIPGLIPTLSNNNNNNNNNNNNNNNNNNNNNNNGGVGSSNGNCDKAEAMSQEDLKKEDDCIIVSTTQIGEDAAPKWFSIVKREVPLVSELPAEEGGVVATELQLSYASYQHCSAQLQLQGHPWDLINNMQYYSIPMEECKVDPTKFSQECIFTLSGLDEKQMQAKLDEYEQAKLTVSKNGLASPHRGQPTDEEQQQQQQQLLKLSKSKSEXRKRFFRLRADAAPDTGGGSVESPDLKPKIELRLDEALSQAYYHNIANMSLSSVQTYIPIDIPLPLSMTPDEHRLLEQVKLAGFPEKVHGVYVPRRQRYGWWQLDDEQKLRQLLKTLNPSGLRERELQENLTRFLGLEQPLGVNYQLKLNEAQAELVEYMMPDRPGDWNPKVARRVELALLEQLESLEDKIASASMQLKNWQLPTRSDNDINLGEQEEMCEADFVSIIPMIRERIIDLEANIERRYLKPPLGSQTGDAHLAVIAQNQQTSTQTQNSASAAAYLLQMQQQQQQLMAQQQTQQPGNNLNASVFNERAMALAAAAAAAAPSTSVASTSCETIVPPAGTLESCSGAASPASNCDSDKDEKVENIPKGLVQWRDAVARSHTTAQLAMALYVLESCVAWDKSIMKAYATPAKNNKSNKKKGSAKKQATPKKKQQQQLEQSGSKQKQSKKDKDKDKEKKQSNKATPKKSKQMENAKEAPAAAKTPSMTIKINLKALAQNGCDQNSNSNSNSDSDSNSDTDCNSYSNGKRKRQGRRSGTTTNSCKYSNSLQNCQFCTSGENEDKLLLCDGCDKGYHTYCFKPKMDNIPDGDWYCYECVNKATNERKCIVCGGHRPSPVGKMIYCDLCPRAYHADCYIPPLLKVPRGKWYCHGCITRAPPPKKRSAASSGSSSSKSRRDRDASTAAKRRGSDKHQLLASAGSMEHLCPIDPHQQQLQQQQQQQQQQLQQQQQQMLLHGSQQSLNSSHDESMTSLPAPLSPAHSIASATYDEQHHNNSIDGTRFQAHLGNNNGGVQLEESGSFATGYAAPSNFGVVSVPQAMQFAAMSPREVTPTRTPTPTPTSTPVAAPTPPPPALSAPLQPPTPNVTAPVLMQASPTALLNVACQSPPQQQLMAMPSPRTCTPTPPAAAGAGAGTQMSPPPINIHAIQEAKEKLKQEKKEKHATKKLIKELAVCKTLLGEMELHEDSWPFLLPVNTKQFPTYRKIIKAPMDLSTIKKKLQDLSYKCREDFCVDVRQIFDNCEMFNEDDSPVGKAGHGMRKFFESRWTELTDKHS